Part of the Propionimicrobium sp. PCR01-08-3 genome, TGTCGACATGTGGTCGATGCTGGTGCTGGCCCGCGACTTGTTGCGGGCGTTGGGGCAGTTGGGCACCGGGCACACCCCTGAGCTTGCCGTGGCTCCGGGATTCGCCGAACACACCCAAGCTTTGCTGTCCCGGCAAACTGCTCCCGAACAGGTGCGCGAACGCTGGACGGAGATACTGGGGGCGAGCGGCGAGGTGATGCCGAGATTTCCGCTGCCGCTGGGAGAGCCTGAGCCGTTCCCCGAAAGGGTGGAGGTGCGCGACGTGCTGGGCACCGCCGAGGACGCCGCGTTCGAGGCTTTTGCCAAGGACCAAGAGATCTCCACGTTGTCGCTGGCGGTATCGGTGATGACGAAGGTGACCTTGGAGGTGGCCGGTCAGCCGCTGCGAGCGGTCTTCCCCGTCCACAGCCGCTACGAGGAGACCTGGCACGACTCGGTCGGCTGGTTCATCACCAATTCGGTCATCGAATCTGCCGATCCCGAGCCCCGGTTGGCCCAGGCAGCGGTACGCGAGGCGATCAGGCTGGGGTCCTGGCCCCTGGACGACATCTTGCAACCGTGGGGCGGTATGCCCGAGGCCCCCGGCATGTTCGCGATTTCGTGGCTCGACCTGCGGAGGCTTCCGGTGCAGATCGACACCACCAGTTTGCAGGCACAGTATGTCAGCGCAGTCATCCGTACCGATGGGGTGATGCTGTGGTTCGTGTTCGACCAGCAAGGTCTGCATCTTCGCTGCCGCTACCCGGACACCCGTAAGGCGCGCCGCAATGTCGGCGGCTGGCTCGATCGAACCGTCGCTCAGATGCGCGAGGTGGCAAACACCTATCCCCACGCAGCAGCTGCCGAAATGGACGATGGCTTGGGGCATGCGGCAAGCCAAGATCGAAACCGGTAGCCAGAACGTTACCCGCCACTTAGCCGCTGCGGATGAGCGTCCACATCGGTGCCCCGCTGTGAGCTGTGAGTTGCGTCCGAAACGGTAGGACGCGCCGTGAGGCCTACCGTTTCGGACAGCTACCGCTCGGCCATCAGTCGGGGACGATGGCCCAGGCGCGCACCGGCATGCCGTTCGCGTCCGCGATACGGGCGGCACCCACGAAGATCAGGGCGCCGGTGGCGGGAACCTGATCGAGGTTGGCCAGCAACTCGACCTGGAAACGGTCCTGGGCAAGCACGTAGCGCTCGCACTGCAGATCGTCCACAGCGGATGAGGTGATCGGGGCATCGGTGTCGAGAGTCTCGTGGCCGACCGCGGCGACGTCGCGCTCTTCGATCAGGTACTTCAGCGCCTCCATCGACCAGCCGGGCGCATGCTCTCGGCCATCGTAGACATTGGCGAGCGCCTCGCCGTCGGGCCAGCGCTTCGACCAGTCGGTGCGCAGCGCAACGAAAGTGCCCGCCGGGATGGTGCCGTGAGTGGCCTCGAATGCCTTGATGTCGTCGACCGTGACCTCGTAATCGTCGTTGGTGGCGGCC contains:
- a CDS encoding cyclase family protein, encoding MSSLWPVLEQLKQHRWVELSHELTEDSPYWEGMPDGCVDLNSVLMDFDGGFNLKIQGHKLPGQFGTHIDFPGHFVPGARLNKDFPVIDEVLPLVVVDIHEQAATNDDYEVTVDDIKAFEATHGTIPAGTFVALRTDWSKRWPDGEALANVYDGREHAPGWSMEALKYLIEERDVAAVGHETLDTDAPITSSAVDDLQCERYVLAQDRFQVELLANLDQVPATGALIFVGAARIADANGMPVRAWAIVPD
- a CDS encoding condensation domain-containing protein, which gives rise to MRLTNIAQLNLPFGRLMGYDVAVLSREGSLPVSFDQGRHVGAGLRPGSWMALSFQVPERLSLGDLEQAWLAVIDRHLTLRSVFEPGPDGPRLHQVRLGPGRWVEHPISTGQPVNAAVRDVLDLACAPYAQPSHRLCVLETAVSTTVLIAADHAHVDMWSMLVLARDLLRALGQLGTGHTPELAVAPGFAEHTQALLSRQTAPEQVRERWTEILGASGEVMPRFPLPLGEPEPFPERVEVRDVLGTAEDAAFEAFAKDQEISTLSLAVSVMTKVTLEVAGQPLRAVFPVHSRYEETWHDSVGWFITNSVIESADPEPRLAQAAVREAIRLGSWPLDDILQPWGGMPEAPGMFAISWLDLRRLPVQIDTTSLQAQYVSAVIRTDGVMLWFVFDQQGLHLRCRYPDTRKARRNVGGWLDRTVAQMREVANTYPHAAAAEMDDGLGHAASQDRNR